ATCATAGTCTCAAGGAAAGTGGTCACATCTGCAGCAGAGCCGAATCCTTGCAATtcttaataaaaaagtaataaataataacatttatcaAATTAAAGGATTGCACTTTACAAGTGTAGGAGTCTTCTTCTTCAAGTCTGGTGGGTGCTGGATTTGGACCTGGCAAAGGCTTGAGGGTGCAGAGAAAAATCTTGGCCTCTATAGTTCTGTTTGTGGCCTGCATCCTGCCCTACCACATCCAGAGAATCAGAATGGTAGCTTCAGGGGAAAAAGACGAAGATGATCCTTGGTGATTATTAGGTGATGATGTATTCCTCACGGCAGGAGGGCAAATCATAGTCTCAAGGAAAGTGGTCATGTCTGCAGCAGAGCCGAATCCTTGTACAGTCCCATTGTGAATCAAAACAAGCCAAGCAAGATACCAAATACGAAATCTAATACAGAGCTCTGACGGTaaccatgacgttaaaatttgatttgtttatttcaagccaggccttctaatTCAGCATCAATGCTGGACCTGAAAatacacaaatttccacagacaaatcttgtagaaagcctatACAGAAAGGCTGTTAGCTGTATGAGGCTATTATCAATGTGGAAAAACACCTGTTGACTATGCAGTCAAAAAAGCTTTGACCCACGGAGACACGGTCTGTACAAGACATCTGATGGAGTCCTGTGGGATCTGGTACCAAAAGGTCGATAAACCAGAATATTAAGTTGTAAGAAATAAAACTTTTTCCCCCTTACCTCTTACCCCTCTCTATGTTCTTTCAAAGCTGTTTCCTGAGGCCTGAAAACTACCACAGTACAGTCTTGCCTTGGCTCTATCTCATCCTGGCTATCCTGGGTTTTCTGACCAATGGGTTGGCAATAAAGGACCTCTGGAGATCCGAGAAGACCCCCAGCGTCATCTTTACCCTTAACATAGTGATGTCAGACCTGATGTTGTGCTGCAGCTTCCCTTTTAGAGTGGCCTACTACATATCCTCACTTCAGTGGAAAGCTGGCACTTCCATCTGTTTGACAACTGAGTTTTTCATGatttcatgtttttacattaacatCTACTGTAATATGAGTTTTTTATTATGGATCAGCATCAACCGCTTTGCTACAGTGGTACGGCTGCGCTGGACCCTACTTCGTGCATTCAAGCAACCACGTCACAGCTGGATTATCTGTCTTTCCACCTGGATAATAGGAACAACCTTTGTCATTTGCCCTTTAGCATATAAGGCAAGCCATAAATCTAAAGAACAAGAACCAATTTCTTGCTTTGAtcaagtaataaataataaaattgatcAAATGAAAGGATTGCACTTTATAGGCGTAGGAGTCTTCTTCTTCATGCTGGGATTAATGTTGCTCAGTTATGGGCTGCTGATTTTTCATTTGCACAAAGTGAGCAAGGAAAGTCTGGTGGGTGCCGGATTTGGACCTGGCAAAGGCCTGAGGGTGCGGAGAAAAATCTTGGCCTCTATAGTTCTGTTTGTGGCCTGCTTCCTGCCCTACCACATCCAGAGAATCAGAATGGCAGCTTCAGGGGAAAAAGACTGCCAGAAGAAGCAGAAAGACTTTAGTGTAAAGACGATGATGATCCTTGTAGCGGCACTAAGTTGCTGCTTGAATCCAGTCCTCCACCTGGTGCTACAATCACCCTGCTGCAAAGCCAAGCGCAATGTCAGAAACCATGCTAAACCTGACATCTCAAAGAGTCAAGTCACACCACACAAACATACCAATGATATGACACTCTAATTTAACCAAGAGTAATGGTAAAACTGGGAGGTTATGGCTGAAATACAGCCTCAGATCAGTATTTTCTCTGCAACTATACGATCATAAGATGCAGTAAAGATTATGGTGGAGGGCTTGTGGATGCATGTCTATAATGCCACTAGCAGAAAGAATGTAATCAAGGTAATATTTTCTTAGCCTGACAATACATTTCAAAGTGTTCTGCAGATATAGTATTATATAGCAAAGTGTACATGGCCAACCCTTCTAATTATGGTTTGGTTTTTCAGGAGTAAATATGCCTGAGCCACTGTACATAAAGCAATGTCCATAATTACATGCTTCAGTGGTCTGTGGATAGCGATGATCTCAACTGGATTATCAATTACAAGACAGgacttcttgtccaacatcagtgtctgatctcacaaatgcactccaaaatcttgtggaataCCTTTCCAAAAGAATGTAGGCCATTACAGCCGCAAAAGAGATAGGCAGCTTCACATTTATGCCTTTGGTTTTCAGAtgggatgtccaataagctcatgctcagg
The Trichomycterus rosablanca isolate fTriRos1 chromosome 12, fTriRos1.hap1, whole genome shotgun sequence genome window above contains:
- the gpr82 gene encoding probable G-protein coupled receptor 82; the encoded protein is MVWGGISLEGRTALHVLARGTLTAIRYRDEILRPIVRPYAGAVGPGFLLMHDNARPHVAEVCQQFLHDEGIDAMDWPARSPDLNPIEHIWDIICFLRPENYHSTVLPWLYLILAILGFLTNGLAIKDLWRSEKTPSVIFTLNIVMSDLMLCCSFPFRVAYYISSLQWKAGTSICLTTEFFMISCFYINIYCNMSFLLWISINRFATVVRLRWTLLRAFKQPRHSWIICLSTWIIGTTFVICPLAYKASHKSKEQEPISCFDQVINNKIDQMKGLHFIGVGVFFFMLGLMLLSYGLLIFHLHKVSKESLVGAGFGPGKGLRVRRKILASIVLFVACFLPYHIQRIRMAASGEKDCQKKQKDFSVKTMMILVAALSCCLNPVLHLVLQSPCCKAKRNVRNHAKPDISKSQVTPHKHTNDMTL